In Sphingobacterium sp. SYP-B4668, the sequence AAGGCTAAAAGAGGTATTATTTTCCAAGGAGAGAGCAAGAAAAAATTGAAAACATTGTTGGTCAAAATTGAACAATCTGATGGTATTCGCAAGACGATCTTACTCCTGGAACTGCTGGATTATATGGTAACCTCCAAAGATTACACCTATCTATCCAGCATAAGCTATGTCAACACGTATTCTGCAAAAGATAACGATAAGATAGACAAGGTCTTTAAACATATATTTGATAATTACGAGTCCGAGGTCAGCCTCGAAGAGGTCGCCAAAATAGCCAATATGACCAAGCAATCTTTTTGTCGGTATTTTAAAGCGCGTACTCAAAAGACTTTTGTCCAATTCGTTAATGAAGTACGGGTAAGCCAAGCCTGTAGACTTATCTCCTCCGAAGATAATCAAATAGGAAATATCGCTTATGATTGTGGCTTCAATAGCCTTTCCAATTTCAATAAAATATTCAAACTCATAAAGGGAATTACTCCTAGGCAATACAAGAATGAGCTCCTCCACCCCACCTCGCGGGCACCTCGATTAGAGAAGCCGCTAGAAGCGCTTTAGGGACCTCCTTCTTAATTAAAAAATCCAGCACATATTACTGCGCTGGATGAATGATAAGTATAAACACATACATAGGTTATTCTACTTTCAAATCAAAACTAAAGGATGATTTCTCCACTCCTCTCACTTTGACAATAAGCTTCAGCGGATGACTTTGTCCAGCTGCCAGATTGCCTTTCCACTTCACCTGTGCCTGTGCGTATGGCGCCAAAGGTGGAATAGCGTGTCTTCCAAGAAATGTTTGTCCCTTTCCATTTAGAGCATAGAGTTCCAGCTCGGCACCTCTTGATTTGACCTGTCCCAAATTATCCACCCGCACCTGCAACATCTGTTTGCCACCCTGCTGTATGACAGTTGGTCTTCGTGCCGACAAGATAGGCTCGTTGTAGGAAATCCAAGGTACTCGTGTATACCCGAACACCATATTTCCAGATTTGGACTTACCGATTATCTTCGGTGCAAACTCATCTTTGGTCAATCCGTGTCCGGTATTCCCAAAGGTGACGATTACCCCATCTTTGGTGCTTTCCATCTTAGTCGCTGGGCTACCCTTGCCAAAGTTGACTTCTGTTGAAGCCCCAAATCTTAGGGTCTGCACATCCAATTCTCTAGCAGGATCAAAATGTGGTTCTTTACGTATCTTCACCTGAATCGATTTGGTTTTGCCATCGGGAAAGGCGGTGTTCACCATTTCCATCAGCATTCCTGGATTTAGGGGGATTGAGATATTTTTCGAACTGTGTCGATCATGGGGTCTATCATCTGCTTTCTGTACATCGATAACCGCAAAATTGGCTTGAAAGGCACGGCCAAAACTATCCTGCAATACTTTTATCCGTTCATATTTAAACCACTCCTCTTTTACGCCATCAGCGTGGATTGAAATGCCAGGTGTATACGCCTCCCCTGGATCGGTCACCCAGTTGACCCCATCTTTTGACCGCTGATAGAATGCAATTCGTCCCAACCAGTCATTTACGATTAGGTGATACTGGATGTGGTCACGCCACACCACCGGATCTTCAAACTCACCTTCTACCGCTGGATACACACGCTTGTCAGTGACCTGTTGATAGGGACTCAACCCTGTTTCACTGAACCATACCCCACCCCCTCTACAAATCATCAGATTGGATCCGTCTTCGCGCTTGGCAAAGGTTAGATTGGACAATCCTTCGATAATTGGTCTATCCCGCTGATCAAATACAAATTTTTCGTACTTCCAAGGACCATTGAAACTATCCGCTATATAATATCCATCAATTACATAAATTACATACTTACCATTCTTAGCTCTAAACAATTCAGGATTGTGCCCCTTTCCGATGGTATCTACTATTTTGAATGGACCTATTGAATTGTCACTTACCGTGTGATACACGATAGAATTAGGCCATTCATCATGCCCTTTTGCCGAATGCTCTGGCCAACCACAGACATATAAATGGTATTTACCATCATCTGCTAATAGGATGTTACC encodes:
- a CDS encoding AraC family transcriptional regulator, which translates into the protein MKPIFAKVLEGLNQELFMTRRFDKPYFSTEFHFHRECQLNFIIRSQGRRIIGDNVDIFESGEITLLGSNLPHVWHNDKVNTLNNETASSITLFFDPDKLVAHLSHFFNTIQVENFLQKAKRGIIFQGESKKKLKTLLVKIEQSDGIRKTILLLELLDYMVTSKDYTYLSSISYVNTYSAKDNDKIDKVFKHIFDNYESEVSLEEVAKIANMTKQSFCRYFKARTQKTFVQFVNEVRVSQACRLISSEDNQIGNIAYDCGFNSLSNFNKIFKLIKGITPRQYKNELLHPTSRAPRLEKPLEAL
- a CDS encoding glycoside hydrolase family protein; translation: MKKSKRLGWFTTALLCVCTTLPSIAQITERERPKEWMQLVEGARFKDRFLPMPVGKLATESDWGAEGVQQRYVDNGIEDRERSYWGGNILLADDGKYHLYVCGWPEHSAKGHDEWPNSIVYHTVSDNSIGPFKIVDTIGKGHNPELFRAKNGKYVIYVIDGYYIADSFNGPWKYEKFVFDQRDRPIIEGLSNLTFAKREDGSNLMICRGGGVWFSETGLSPYQQVTDKRVYPAVEGEFEDPVVWRDHIQYHLIVNDWLGRIAFYQRSKDGVNWVTDPGEAYTPGISIHADGVKEEWFKYERIKVLQDSFGRAFQANFAVIDVQKADDRPHDRHSSKNISIPLNPGMLMEMVNTAFPDGKTKSIQVKIRKEPHFDPARELDVQTLRFGASTEVNFGKGSPATKMESTKDGVIVTFGNTGHGLTKDEFAPKIIGKSKSGNMVFGYTRVPWISYNEPILSARRPTVIQQGGKQMLQVRVDNLGQVKSRGAELELYALNGKGQTFLGRHAIPPLAPYAQAQVKWKGNLAAGQSHPLKLIVKVRGVEKSSFSFDLKVE